A genomic window from Thunnus maccoyii chromosome 2, fThuMac1.1, whole genome shotgun sequence includes:
- the LOC121887509 gene encoding collagen alpha-1(XVII) chain-like: protein MDEYNMFRHSDFSLSAGGSGGRAVSGGSGTSSSVLITSSSSHATSSGGGISVSTLGASSAVSSGGRSLAASGGSGAGEDFRAGGGSSSMSSGFVSAGGEGRREGGLGAVTVSTVTKTSYTSGEAKRGSSSVATHSPSLKERKAMSTMASAFSEVFDESSSTNSSPEYNRKEYSISNAISSSATRGRSQSRESEIRARLQSASPSASWTELDDVKRLLRGNHSNSSSPVQSPNNTLPIPKKASVETRTMSESSSTDHYGSIWSGGVSSSYGYNTNPNNLSTISTLYQSGVQNNLTLGSPSVTSGLSASSTVPVYGVQNNLASTSPAILSPTGPSTQIVYGVQKNVSSTGIGTTTVGPSSPINDEASSKDFKFILIEKENAPVKKETERLVMTKDTGKQFMSAAPSTSAASYSEDSLKREKQKLSASTVDEGTDANFATLRVATKDKATYAEIRKDESGFGFCSCCSWWKWLLGLLLSLLLLLGLLFGLIALGEEVKRLKNRVDALEAITGTASARSSRLATSSGINVINPLDSTYIDRSSSGSTLTHSDNGISLGAAGAGGGVGGRSGQDSAALQRAVQQLVRAELHSDAVRETLAYSLKGAKGEPGIKGDPGQLGSKGDSGFPGLPGPPGQTGHPGVDGPRGPKGSAGESGAEGPPGQRGREGPMGPRGEAGPPGFGEKGDKGSQGEPGHSGPAGATGPMGPKGAMGEQGASGNPGAPGSKGFQGEAGTPGAKGDRGTPGLPGIKGDQGERGPRGPTGEPGQSGPQGPAGPKGSKGIGGETGSMGLPGVRGPPGLPGDVGPPGTSGIQGPQGIAGNPGQPGAKGEPGSPGKVTAPIGSNTVTIPGPPGPAGPPGSAGSPGLSGPIGPAGVPGQPGPKGERGEKGEQGEKGEKGEQGKPGEPGISVTSSETVSATRTGRLSSVAGLPGPPGPPGPPGAPGRQGPPGEGKYGPPGRRGPPGEPGVGVPGIPGEKGEPGSFVPTSETFFAGPPGPPGPPGRQGPVGERGSQGYQGEPGQPGLPGSPGEPGVGFPGQPGSRGAPGPQGPEGPSGPQGPPGQEGPGGPQGPKGDAGVPGAPGIPGVSIGGSSRPGPSGPPGPPGPPGAPGRDGSGSESTDVGQYIAEYLQSGSIREYLAGSPGPPGPPGAPGAPGAPGPSEGRQVGRQVDRQVDRQMDGLVDDVANRVIAYIQSSGPGRGYGRTPGLPGPPGPPGPPGSISVSDIISLLQREDVRRHVAGPPGPPGPPAAPGQGSYRFNTQEVAERVLSLMNERGMVGVPGPPGPPGPPGNSLSTGYQARVGPQGPPGLPGVPGPQGAPGPAGPPGPAGPPGTAGPLGTAGLGNYINSDIRDYLQSVAFRGPPGPPGPPGPEGPPGPIRGVVSYTERANREILKAELQDYVKSDGIRGAMFGLPGPPGPPGPPGHKGEPGARDWNLDTGDYSSMAVRVTDYIKSHGLLRDVVRDSERVAQGPPGPPGPPGTPGHTRWVGSRENVADVMEYIKSQGLLRDSVRGHYEQAVQGPQGPPGPPGPPGYTRWFGSQGNATDLVEYIRSHGVLQDILREYNSHVFQGPPGPPGPPGPPGYSRLFGSQANVTDLVEYIKTHGAIVGPPGRQGQKGDMGFQGPKGERGERGLPGLEGRMGHKVDRGEFTLMTKRRRRNVGV, encoded by the exons ATGGATGAATACAACATGTTCAGGCACA GTGATTTTTCTCTGAGTGCAGGTGGGTCAGGTGGAAGAGCTGTATCAGGAGGCTCTGGCACAAGCAGCTCAGTTCTGATCACATCGAGCAGCTCTCATGCCACCAGCTCCGGTGGAGGTATCAGCGTCTCTACTCTAGGAGCTTCCTCGGCTGTATCCTCAGGTGGAAGGAGTTTAGCAGCTTCAGGGGGCTCTGGGGCAGGGGAAGACTTTAGGGCTGGAGGGGGGTCTTCTAGCATGTCCTCTGGGTTTGTCAGCGCTGGtggagaaggaagaagagaaggcGGTCTGGGTGCTGTGACAGTTTCCACAGTGACCAAGACCAGCTACACTTCTGGGGAAGCAAAAAGGGGATCGTCCTCTGTGGCCACTCATTCACCTAGTCTAAAGGAGAGAAAGGCCATGTCCACCATGGCTTCAGCTTTCTCAGAAGTCTTTGATG AAAGTTCGAGCACAAACTCTTCTCCAGAATACAACAGGAAGGAGTACA GCATTTCAAATGCAATTTCAAGTTCTGCCACCAGAGGGAGAAGTCAGAGCAGAG AGAGTGAGATCAGAGCCAGGCTTCAGAGTGCTTCTCCTTCAGCAAGCT GGACGGAGCTGGATGACGTGAAGCGTCTGCTGAGAGGAAACCactcaaacagcagcagccctGTTCAGTCCCCTAACAATACACTACCCATCCCCAAGAAGGCCAGCGTGGAAACTAGGACCATGTCTGAGAGCTCCAGCACAG ACCACTATGGCAGCATTTGGTCTGGAGGTGTGAGCAGTAGCTATGGTTACAATACAAACCCCAACAACTTGTCCACTATCTCCACTCTGTACCAGTCAG GAGTTCAGAACAACCTGACACTCGGCTCTCCCTCTGTGACCAGTGGACTATCTGCCAGCAGCACCG TGCCAGTGTACGGTGTCCAGAATAACCTGGCCAGTACCAGTCCCGCTATCCTCTCTCCCACTGGACCCAGCACACAAATAG TTTATGGTGTGCAGAAAAATGTCTCTAGCACTGGAATCGGCACCACCACAG TGGGACCCAGCAGTCCCATCAATGATGAGGCCTCAAGCAAAGACTTTAAGTTCATCCTGATCGAGAAGGAGAATGCTCCTGTCAAGAAGGAGACAGAACGGCTGGTCATGACCAAAGACACAGGGAAGCAGTTCATGTCTGCTGCACCTTCTACTTCTGCTG CTTCCTACTCTGAGGACTcactgaagagagagaaacagaagctATCAGCCAGCACGGTGGACGAAGGAACAGATGCTAATT TTGCAACCCTGAGAGTTGCCACAAAAGACAAAGCCACCTATGCAG AGATCCGTAAAGATGAATCAGGCTTTGGcttctgctcctgctgcagctggtggAAGTGGCTGCTGGGCctcctgctcagcctgctcctCCTCCTTGGTCTCCTCTTTGGACTCATAGCATTGG GTGAAGAAGTGAAACGTCTCAAGAACCGTGTTGATGCTTTGGAAGCCATCACCGGCACTGCATCAGCTAGGTCCAGCCGCCTCGCCACCTCCTCTGGCATCAATGTCATCAACCCGCTGGACTCGACATATATTGACAGGAGTTCTTCTGGTTCCACCCTAACCCATTCTGATAATGGCATCAGCCTTGGGGCTGCCGGGGCAGGAGGGGGTGTCGGGGGCAGATCAGGACAGGACAGCGCTGCCCTGCAGAGAGCCGTTCAGCAGCTGGTCAGGGCTGAACTCCACTCGGACGCTGTAAGAG aaACACTTGCATACTCGCTGAAAGGGGCAAAGGGAGAGCCAGGAATTAAAG GTGATCCAGGGCAACTAGGATCAAAAG gtGATAGTGGTTTCCCTGGTCTGCCAG GTCCTCCTGGGCAGACTGGTCACCCAGGAGTAGATGGTCCAAGGGGTCCAAAGGGAAGTGCAG GTGAATCAGGTGCTGAGGGACCACCAGGCCAGAGGGGCCGGGAGGGACCGATGGGCCCTCGCGGAGAGGCTGGACCACCTGGTTTTGGAGAGAAAGGAGACAAAG GATCTCAAGGTGAGCCAGGACATTCTGGTCCTGCTGGTGCTACTGGACCTATGGGGCCAAAAg GTGCAATGGGAGAGCAGGGTGCCTCAGGAAACCCTG GTGCTCCTGGTTCAAAGGGTTTCCAGGGTGAAGCAGGAACTCCAGGAGCAAAAG GTGACCGAGGAACACCAGGCCTGCCAGGAATCAAAGGAGACCAGGGAGAGCGGGGACCACGTGGACCGACAG GTGAACCAGGACAATCTGGACCACAAGGACCTGCTGGACCAAAGGGATCTAAAGGAATTGGAG GTGAAACTGGTTCAATGGGACTTCCTGGTGTTAGAGGACCACCTGGGCTTCCTGGAGATGTTGGCCCCCCAG GTACTTCTGGAATTCAAGGACCCCAAG GTATTGCTGGAAATCCAGGACAGCCTGGTGCTAAAG GTGAACCAGGATCACCTGGCAAAGTCACCGCTCCAA TTGGCTCCAATACTGTGACCATCCCTGGACCACCTGGGCCAGCTGGGCCTCCAGGTTCTGCTGGATCCCCTGGTTTGTCTGGTCCCATTGGCCCTGCTGGTGTCCCAGGACAACCTG GTCCTAAGGGAGAAcgaggagaaaaaggagaacaaGGAGAAAAGGGGGAGAAGGGAGAGCAAGGAAAACCTGGAGAGCCTGGTATCAGTGTCACAAGTTCAGAAACTGTCAGTGCAACTCGAACTGGTA GACTTTCTTCAGTGGCTGGACTTCCTGGCCCCCCGGGACCTCCAGGGCCTCCTGGAGCACCTGGTCGTCAAGGTCCTCCTG GTGAGGGTAAATACGGTCCCCCAGGACGCAGAGGTCCTCCTGGAGAGCCAG GTGTTGGGGTACCCGGAATCccaggagaaaaaggagaaccTGGCAGCTTTGTGCCTACCTCAG AAACCTTCTTTGCTGGACCACCAGGACCTCCTGGACCTCCTGGCCGGCAGGGTCCAGTTG GTGAGCGAGGATCACAAGGTTACCAAg GCGAACCAGGTCAACCAGGTCTTCCGGGAAGTCCAGGGGAACCAGGTGTTG GTTTCCCAGGTCAGCCTGGTTCTAGGGGGGCCCCTGGACCTCAGGGCCCAGAAGGCCCGAGTGGCCCTCAGGGTCCACCAGGCCAAGAAGGCCCAGGAGGGCCACAAGGACCTAAGG GTGATGCAGGAGTCCCTGGTGCCCCAGGAATCCCTGGAGTCTCTATTG GTGGCTCATCCAGACCTGGACCCTCAGGCCCCCCGGGCCCTCCTGGACCACCTGGTGCACCTGGAAGAGATGGGAGTGGGTCTGAATCAACTGATGTGGGCCAGTACATTGCAGAGTACCTTCAAA GTGGCAGCATCAGGGAATACCTGGCTGGGTCACCAGGGCCTCCAGGTCCTCCAGGGGCTCCTGGGGCTCCTGGGGCTCCAGGGCCTTCAGAGGGCAGGCAGGTGGGCAGGCAGGTGGACAGGCAGGTGGACAGGCAGATGGATGGGCTGGTGGATGATGTGGCCAACAGAGTCATCGCCTACATCCAGA GTTCAGGTCCAGGTAGAGGATATGGCAGGACTCCTGGCCTTCCTGGTCCTCCTGGTCCTCCAGGTCCACCTGGCTCCATCtctgtcagtgacatcatcagcctaTTACAAC GAGAGGACGTGAGGAGACACGTTGCTGGTCCTCCGGGTCCACCAGGACCTCCTGCAGCTCCAGGCCAGGGCAGCTACAGATTTAACACCCAGGAGGTGGCTGAACGTGTCCTCAGTCTGATGAATG AGAGGGGGATGGTAGGTGTTCCTGGACCTCCTGGGCCTCCTGGGCCTCCTGGAAACTCATTATCAA CTGGATACCAAGCACGTGTTGGCCCTCAGGGGCCTCCTGGTCTCCCAGGTGTCCCTGGTCCACAAGGTGCACCTGGACCAGCAGGTCCACCTGGACCAGCAGGCCCACCTGGCACAGCAGGTCCACTTGGCACAGCAGGACTTGGGAACTACATTAACTCAGACATCCGAGACTACCTGCAAA GTGTTGCCTTTAGAGGTCCTCCAGGCCCTCCTGGTCCCCCTGGACCTGAGGGCCCCCCTGGTCCAATCCGTGGAGTGGTGTCCTATACTGAGCGTGCCAACAGAGAGATACTCAAAGCTGAACTACAGGATTACGTCAAGA GTGATGGTATAAGAGGAGCTATGTTTGGACTTCCTGGTCCACCAGGCCCTCCTGGACCCCCAGGACACAAGGGAGAACCAGGTGCCAGAGACTGGAACCTGGATACTGGAGACTACTCTAGTATGGCTGTCAGAGTAACTGATTACATCAAAT CCCACGGTCTGCTCCGTGATGTTGTGAGGGACTCTGAGCGAGTTGCCCAAGGACCTCCAGGACCTCCTGGTCCTCCAGGGACGCCTGGACACACCCGATGGGTTGGTTCCCGTGAAAATGTTGCGGATGTGATGGAATACATCAAAT CCCAGGGTCTGCTACGTGACTCTGTGAGGGGCCACTACGAGCAGGCCGTCCAAGGACCCCAAGGACCACCTGGACCTCCAGGACCCCCAGGGTACACCCGATGGTTTGGTTCTCAAGGAAACGCAACGGACCTGGTGGAATACATCAGAT CCCATGGTGTGCTGCAAGACATTTTGAGGGAGTACAACAGTCACGTCTTCCAAGGACCCCCGGGACCACCAGGCCCTCCAGGGCCCCCTGGATACAGCCGACTGTTCGGCTCCCAGGCAAACGTCACAGATTTAGTGGAATACATAAAAA CACATGGAGCCATTGTAGGACCACCTGGGAGGCAAGGACAGAAAGGGGACATGGGTTTCCAAGGACcaaaaggagagagag GTGAACGAGGCCTTCCTGGACTAGAAGGACGTATGGGACACAAAGTTGACAGAG gaGAATTCACACTGATGActaaaaggaggaggaggaatgttGGTGTGTGA